A genomic window from Mustela erminea isolate mMusErm1 chromosome 16, mMusErm1.Pri, whole genome shotgun sequence includes:
- the SLA gene encoding src-like-adapter isoform X4 — MGSFMIRESETKKGFYSLSVRHRQVKHYRIFRLPNNWYYISPRLTFQCLEDLVNHYSEVADGLCCVLTTPCLTQSTATPAARVPDSPVTLRQKTFDWKRVPRLQEDAEGARNPLGVDESLFSYGLRESIASYLSLTSDDNTSFDRKKKSMSLIYSGSKRKSSFFSPPPYFED; from the exons ATGGGCTCCTTCATGATCCGAGAGAGTGAGACGAAGAAAG GTTTTTATTCCCTCTCGGTGAGACACAGGCAGGTGAAGCATTACCGCATCTTCCGCCTGCCGAACAACTGGTATTACATCTCCCCGAGGCTCACCTTCCAGTGCCTGGAGGACCTGGTGAATCACTATTCCG AGGTGGCTGATGGCCTGTGCTGTGTCCTGACCACACCCTGCCTCACTCAGAGCACGGCCACCCCCGCAGCGAGGGTCCCTGACTCGCCCGTCACCTTGCGCCAGAAGACCTTCGACTGGAAGAGGGTGCCCAG ACTGCAAGAGGACGCCGAGGGAGCCAGGAACCCACTTGGTGTGGATGAGTCCCTTTTCAGCTATGGCCTTCGGGAAAGCATCGCTTCCTACCTGTCCCTGACCAGCGATGACAACACCTCCTTTGATcgaaagaagaaaagcatgtcCTTGATATACAGCGGGAGCAAGAGGAAGAGCTCCTTCTTCTCGCCACCACCATATTTTGAAGACTAG